The sequence TGGACTCTTAGTTGCTAAAGCCGAAATAACATCTCCAAGTGCGGAAAGCGATCGATTAATATTTTGTGTTTCTTTGAGTCGTTCTCCTTGTACTTCAGTTTTCACAACCCTTTCGCTTCCCGCTAAATCAACGAGCCACAACTTGCTCCTTGTGCATTCTCCATTCACCAAATTCTCCCCTTTAACCATCACACAATGCATACTGCATACAAATCCAACAAAATTCAACACAGGGTGGGTCCCGAAAACTAGGCAGGTTGGAAAATGGGTCAATATGACTGGTTCAGGCCAAAATGGGTCAGTTGGGCTTTGTTGACCCGGAATTATTTTTGCCCAAATTCTTTTATGAAAATATTCAACATGTCAAATATGAGCACACAAACTAGATTACAACAATGTAAAACTATTTCTCAAGAAATATATACATCTATGCATTAAAATTACAATTTCAATTTGGGGGACTTCGAGCCGTCTacctttcaaactatgttctttttACATTTTTATTATTCGGATAACCCATTTGAGCCATTAGAAATAAATATATAGAACAAGAAACAATCTGAGTTCATGAAGATATAAGGGTCAAGAGAACAAGAAACAAGGCTCACCAATGAGATCGGCTACTGTGCTCATTAGCGTTGGTGGACCCCACTGCTCTTGAATTACTCCCGGTTTTCAAAACCTCCCAAACCTCACCCATGTTGCTCACTTGCGCCTCAACCAGTCCCGGAACATGGTGCAACCCTTCACCAACTTGTCTTATTTCAAGCCTGCACAAAAAACAATTTTATTTAGAACAAAAACACAAAAACAAATTTATAAAAACTTAAGTGTACGAATATTAATTAATCTACCTTTTTGCAGCAACTCCTGGTTGTGAACTTGGAAGGAGTAAATCGCGTATTTGTTCATTGTAAACTTCCAAAACACTGACACATATTTCATACCGAACTTGGTTCTTACGCTCATCGATCACGTGAAACAACTCTTCGAGCGTCCGGAAATTAACTCCTCGGTTTTCTTCCGTGCCCTCCATTGTAAATGTTTTTCCAGTCCCAGTTTGTCCGTATGCAAATATGCATACGTTGTATCCATCAAGAACCGAGGTTGCAAATGCGGATGTGTCCTCAAAAACATCAACTATAACAGTTCGTGTTAATAAATATCAAATTATCAGAtatcaagtatagaaacaagtactTATTAGTTTTGTCAGATGTGAGTTACCTTGAGTTGCTTGGGGACTAAAAACAGAATCGAATTTGAAATTTTTCTTAAATGCTACATTTGATTTAACTCTAAGCTCTCCATCTTTTGAAGCTTCAAAATCAAATGCCATTGAAGCTCCTTCTGCAATTTCTTCCGAGTTCAATGGTCTACATCGACAGAATACCCTAATATTTCCTACAATACAATAATCATCATTAGTTATTAGTTAAAAGGTTATCATTATCATAAAATGCAGAGTGTTTTAAAACTAAAATGCAAAGTTTAACCTTTTAACTCTTGGATCTTATTGTAAAGTTCTTTCCTTTCTTTCGCTCCTTCATTGAATCTGATCTTAAGATCTTCATGTTGTTTAACTTGTTCATCAACTATCAAACGATAAAACACTTAAATCTTTATTTAAACGTAACCTAATAATGTGTAGAATTTAAAGTAAAAGAGTGTAGAATTTACTTTTTGATTGAATTATGCAACTAATGTCATTCATATCAGCAGTATGTTTCTTGTAAGCCTCAGCCTCTTCCAATAGCTTGATCTGATCCATTTTCATTATCTGTTCCCAAAATAACATCAAGAATATGATTCCATAAGATAACTTACATCTACTAAACACTTAAATAAAATATCATGCTACCTTTAGTTTTCTTGAAATGTCTCGTAGAGATGAAAACCATTTACTCTTTTCCTTCACTTGACCCTCGACTGCAAAAGCTGTTAAAACAACAAAGTAAGACGTTGTTCTACGAAAATACCGAATGCTTATCAAGCAAACGTTAGTACCTAGTGATCCAACATGCATCGATTTTCTCATTAACTCGTTTTGAAGTTCTCTTAAAGACTCTAAAGCTTCTTCACATTCTTTAGTCTTGCATTCATTTTCCCTTTTCATCAACTCCAATTCTCTCTTCACTTTCATTAGCTCGTCGCACTCTACATCATCATCCTGAATAAAATCATATCAAATAGTTAAATAAACCAAATTAACAAAATACAATAATTTTAACGGATTATATGATTGTGAAAAGATCGTTACTTGACAAGGTGGCAATGGAACAAGCTCAAATGAAGCCTCAGAACTACCACGTTCATCGTTTGAAATTACTAGAGTGCCATTGCAATCGTTCATATTGGATCCCTCAGTAATACCGTTTTCAAAAGAGAGCTCGAGGGAAGACCGTTTTAATAATTTGGGCGAATCTTCATAAGTCCGGATAGGGATATCAGGTGATCCGGGGCATAAAACTAAATCAGGTGAAGTTAAAGTAAACCCAACCTTCGGATTACCTACAAATCAagaaaatttaaaatataaataaccAAAAAATTTCTAATTTGAGAATCAAGATAGCATAAATTAGTAAAGCTTGAAAATTTAGAAGTAAAAGTTGGAAATAATTTAACCTTTCTTCACATTATCAGCATGATCATCAGTATCTTCTTTTAGCCCAATTTTTTTGGAGCTTAAATTCCCGGATGAAATTTCTATTTCAATACACAAAAACCCTAATTACCTAGTGATCAAATTCATAAATCTTGAAAATTCATATAGCAAAGGAAAATTATAAACCTTTATTCATGTTTTCATCAATGAAGTGTTCAGTACTAATGTCATCCGAGCTTGAATTTTTCCAGGAAATTTCTAATTCAACAAAATAAAAACCCTAATTATCACAAATTCTTTTCTTAATTTAGCCCTTTTCCAAAATCCAAAGGAAACTGAGTAACAATTAGTCCTCAAATAGTCAAATTCTTACCATCTAAAACATCATTCCCAATTGGATCCATACAATCGTTATCCCTATTTGCTTCCGGGCATCGATTTCGCAAAGAAACAT comes from Rutidosis leptorrhynchoides isolate AG116_Rl617_1_P2 chromosome 4, CSIRO_AGI_Rlap_v1, whole genome shotgun sequence and encodes:
- the LOC139842826 gene encoding kinesin-like protein KIN-14Q codes for the protein MEDNRFDPLLITDVQRQQHQQKPPIRSHSPVVSFQTPVMADNDDDMCYNKIEDVSLRNRCPEANRDNDCMDPIGNDVLDEISWKNSSSDDISTEHFIDENMNKGNPKVGFTLTSPDLVLCPGSPDIPIRTYEDSPKLLKRSSLELSFENGITEGSNMNDCNGTLVISNDERGSSEASFELVPLPPCQDDDVECDELMKVKRELELMKRENECKTKECEEALESLRELQNELMRKSMHVGSLAFAVEGQVKEKSKWFSSLRDISRKLKIMKMDQIKLLEEAEAYKKHTADMNDISCIIQSKIDEQVKQHEDLKIRFNEGAKERKELYNKIQELKGNIRVFCRCRPLNSEEIAEGASMAFDFEASKDGELRVKSNVAFKKNFKFDSVFSPQATQVDVFEDTSAFATSVLDGYNVCIFAYGQTGTGKTFTMEGTEENRGVNFRTLEELFHVIDERKNQVRYEICVSVLEVYNEQIRDLLLPSSQPGVAAKRLEIRQVGEGLHHVPGLVEAQVSNMGEVWEVLKTGSNSRAVGSTNANEHSSRSHCMHCVMVKGENLVNGECTRSKLWLVDLAGSERVVKTEVQGERLKETQNINRSLSALGDVISALATKSPHIPFRNSKLTHLLQDSLGGDSKTLMLVQISPSENDLSESLCSLNFASRVRGIELGPAKKQIESSELLKYKQMTEKYKQEMKNKDLQIKKMEDHVHGLDTKLKEKEFKNKTLQEKVKELESQLLVERKLARQHVDTKIAEQQMRQDEFSRPPLVSKPLNTQRIIEESKLNQSNVIQPPLVEKNGYKLPAPHPPARDLVNLDDYTETEHEKEKENNPCLPERIMMPKRTGRASICTTTQRLPVRSVIPRRNSLIPLPTSTAPVLTKFVPPLPSIESDGDNMGGSECCDMEVVVTDSPKRSNGGEKRLLSALRRSIQKKNQMKSPMQLQQVRRVGGLNVAVERIRVSIGSRGRMAHRVIGNGRRMKQQNCMDKERRWNIGK